GCGCCACCGCGCGCGGAGGGCCCGCGAGCGGTGGTGCCGCTCGGTGCGGCGCTCACTGGGCCTGCTGCTTCCAGTTGAAGTACTGCACCTCGACCTTGAGCGGGAGGATGTGGCGAACGTAGAAGGCGTGCAGCTCGAGCATCCCGAAGTCGTCGAGCATCTTGTCCTCGAGGACGGTCCGGTCGTCCCGTTCGCTGTACGCCTTCGCCCGGTCGTAGAACTCTTCGAGCTCGGCGAGGGTGGACACCGACATCCCGAAGTGGTCCATCGGGTTGGTCGTCATCGGCTTGTCGTCGGCCTCGATGAAGACGAACTGCCCGAACTCGTAGGCCATCATCACCAGGCGCTTGCGGTCGATCGTCTCGGTCGGCAGCTCCTGCCAGCCGAAAACCTCGCCGTAGAAGTCGAGGATGGCCTTGCGGCCGTCCTCGTCCAGCAGATCGGCCGGCACGGTCATGGCGACGTGGTTGAACGTCGGGGTGTTCGCCGTACGCCCGGCGGGGTTCGAGGTCATGGCCGCACCAACGCTTTCGTCGGGATCTCTCCGGCATGCAGCCGGAGCATCGTGTCGAGCAGGTCGTCGAGCCCGACGTCGTCGGGACACATCAGCGCGTCGACCGGGAGCCGGCCCGATGCCAACAGGCCGAGTGCGGCATCGATCCCGCCTTCGTCGTAACAGTAGGCGCCGGTCACGACCAGCTCGTTGAGCAGGATCCGCATCGCGTCCATCCGCACCGACAGGTCGCCGGTGCCCAGCAGCACCAGCGTCGCGGTGGGGCGCAGCAGGGCGAGCGCCGCGGCGACGGCCGACTCCACTCCGGAGGTCTCGAAGGCGTAGTCGAAGCCGTCCTGGTGGGCCTGCGTCGGCATCGCCGGCGCGGGCGGCAGATCCTCGGGGGCGAGCGCTGCGGTAGCGCCGGCTGCGACGGCCTGGTGGCGGCGTACGCCGGACGGCTCGCACACCGTCACGTCCGCTGCCCCCGACGCGCGCAGCGCCGCGATCACCAGCTGCCCGAGTGGCCCGCCGCCGCTGACCAGGATGTGGAGCTTCGCGCGGTCCTCGGGCAGCTTGGCGACCGAGATACCGTGCAACGCGACGGCCAGCGGCTCGGAGAGCGCGGCGACCCGCAGGTCGAGGCCGTCGGGCACTCGGTGCAGGGTGTCGGCGCCGGCGAGCAGATAGTCGGCGAACGCGCCGCCGAGCTCGCTGCCGTCACCGTGCCCGCTTCCGGTCGCCCGGATCGGGTCGGCGAGACACAACGCGGGCCGTCCGCTGCGACACCAGGCGCACTCGCCGCACCAGGGCGGTCCGCCGACGACCGGATCCCCTGGCGACCAGCCGGCGACGTCAGGTCCGACCGCGGAGATAGTGCCCGACCACTCGTGGCCGCCGACGGTGCCCGGCGGCATCCAGCCTTCGAGCGCGCCGTGCAGGTCGGTGCCGCAGATTCCGCACCATTCGACCCGGACCAGGACCTGGCCCGGGCCGGGCGTGGGGACGGCCGCCTCGCGGACGGCGATCCGGCCCGCGCCCTCGATGACGGCGCTGCGCATCCTCATGAACCGTGCGTCATCGGTAGTCGAACGCGACCTTGATCGTGCCGGTCTCGCCCTGCCGCGCGATGGTGGTGAACGCCTCTCGCCAGGTGTCGAGGGTGAACTGATGGGTGAGCATGTCGCTGATGTCGATGCCCCCGGTAGCAGCCCAGTCCAGGTAGTGGGAGATGGCGTGCTTGCGGACGCCGCCGACCTCTTCGACGCCGAAGGCGTTGGAGCCGATCAGGTTGAGCTCCTTGAAGTACCAGGGGCTCCACTCGAAGCGGCCGGCCTGGCTC
This window of the Mycobacteriales bacterium genome carries:
- a CDS encoding alcohol dehydrogenase catalytic domain-containing protein; this encodes MRMRSAVIEGAGRIAVREAAVPTPGPGQVLVRVEWCGICGTDLHGALEGWMPPGTVGGHEWSGTISAVGPDVAGWSPGDPVVGGPPWCGECAWCRSGRPALCLADPIRATGSGHGDGSELGGAFADYLLAGADTLHRVPDGLDLRVAALSEPLAVALHGISVAKLPEDRAKLHILVSGGGPLGQLVIAALRASGAADVTVCEPSGVRRHQAVAAGATAALAPEDLPPAPAMPTQAHQDGFDYAFETSGVESAVAAALALLRPTATLVLLGTGDLSVRMDAMRILLNELVVTGAYCYDEGGIDAALGLLASGRLPVDALMCPDDVGLDDLLDTMLRLHAGEIPTKALVRP